A part of Brassica rapa cultivar Chiifu-401-42 chromosome A05, CAAS_Brap_v3.01, whole genome shotgun sequence genomic DNA contains:
- the LOC103867113 gene encoding polyadenylate-binding protein 2-like isoform X1: protein MDESKLKRCSTSSTHAEASDEAIDPLQKAYKREFDDWETEVNNRKKQKQAEETTEKKKKCCFGTKDAKGNNEHTIFVTGFDNSGSRDEIRSALAKHFSSCGELTRVFVHIECETGVSRGYAFINLKKRVGIEAALSLNGSDLGGHKLLVTMARLRDEYYAHFNFNGCEICRASYAAGRQRLYRWNLRTGGGKVRRMSPQFQEKARLHYNKAMASRKMAKSKTNEG from the exons ATGGACGAGAGCAAGCTCAAGAGATGCTCCACTTCATCCACCCAT gCTGAAGCCTCTGATGAAGCCATAGATCCTTTGCAAAAgg caTACAAAAGAGAGTTCGATGATTGGGAGACAGAAGTTAATAATCGGAAGAAGCAGAAGCAG GCGGAAGAAACCacagagaagaaaaagaagtgtTGTTTTGGCACTAAAGATGCAAAGGGAAACAATGAGCATACCATATTCGTCACGGGTTTTGATAATAGCGGTTCTAGGGATGAGATCAGGAGCGCATTGGCTAAACATTTCAGTTCATGTGGAGAGTTGACGAGGGTTTTTGTTCACATCGAGTGTGAAACCGGTGTTTCCAGAGGATATGCTTTTATTAATCTGAAAAAACGTGTTGGCATTGAGGCGGCGTTATCTCTCAATGGAAGCGACTTGGGAGGTCATAAGCTTCTGGTTACAATGGCTAGACTTAGAGACGAATACTATGCCCACTTTAACTTTAATGGCTGTGAAATCTGTCGTGCTAGCTATGCTGCCGGCCGTCAGAGACTGTACAGATGGAATCTTCGAACTGGTGGTGGCAAAGTCAGGCGCAT GTCTCCACAATTTCAAGAAAAGGCTCGTCTTCATTATAATAAAGCAATGGCTTCTCGCAAGATGGCGAAGTCTAAAACCAACGAAGGCTAA
- the LOC103867115 gene encoding abscisic acid receptor PYL4 yields the protein MLAVHRPSSAVSNGDSVQIPMMIASFQKRFPSLSRDTTAARFHTHEVGPNQCCSAVVQEISAPISTVWSVVRRFDNPQAYKHFLKSCSVIGGDGGNVGSLRQVHVVSGLPAGSSTERLDILDDERHVISFSVVGGDHRLSNYRSVTTLL from the coding sequence ATGCTAGCCGTTCACCGCCCATCTTCCGCCGTATCAAACGGAGACTCCGTCCAGATTCCGATGATGATCGCTTCTTTTCAGAAACGTTTCCCTTCTCTCTCACGCGACACAACCGCCGCTCGTTTCCACACGCACGAGGTTGGTCCTAACCAGTGTTGCTCCGCCGTAGTCCAAGAGATCTCCGCTCCTATATCCACCGTATGGTCCGTCGTCAGACGCTTCGACAACCCGCAAGCTTACAAACACTTCCTCAAAAGCTGCAGCGTTATAGGCGGAGACGGTGGTAACGTTGGTAGCCTCCGTCAAGTCCACGTCGTCTCTGGCCTACCCGCCGGGAGCTCTACCGAGCGTCTTGACATTCTTGATGATGAGCGTCACGTCATCAGCTTCAGCGTCGTCGGTGGGGACCATAGGTTATCTAACTACCGATCTGTCACGACTCTTCTATAG
- the LOC103867113 gene encoding polyadenylate-binding protein 2-like isoform X2, with translation MDESKLKRCSTSSTHAEASDEAIDPLQKEREFDDWETEVNNRKKQKQAEETTEKKKKCCFGTKDAKGNNEHTIFVTGFDNSGSRDEIRSALAKHFSSCGELTRVFVHIECETGVSRGYAFINLKKRVGIEAALSLNGSDLGGHKLLVTMARLRDEYYAHFNFNGCEICRASYAAGRQRLYRWNLRTGGGKVRRMSPQFQEKARLHYNKAMASRKMAKSKTNEG, from the exons ATGGACGAGAGCAAGCTCAAGAGATGCTCCACTTCATCCACCCAT gCTGAAGCCTCTGATGAAGCCATAGATCCTTTGCAAAAgg AAAGAGAGTTCGATGATTGGGAGACAGAAGTTAATAATCGGAAGAAGCAGAAGCAG GCGGAAGAAACCacagagaagaaaaagaagtgtTGTTTTGGCACTAAAGATGCAAAGGGAAACAATGAGCATACCATATTCGTCACGGGTTTTGATAATAGCGGTTCTAGGGATGAGATCAGGAGCGCATTGGCTAAACATTTCAGTTCATGTGGAGAGTTGACGAGGGTTTTTGTTCACATCGAGTGTGAAACCGGTGTTTCCAGAGGATATGCTTTTATTAATCTGAAAAAACGTGTTGGCATTGAGGCGGCGTTATCTCTCAATGGAAGCGACTTGGGAGGTCATAAGCTTCTGGTTACAATGGCTAGACTTAGAGACGAATACTATGCCCACTTTAACTTTAATGGCTGTGAAATCTGTCGTGCTAGCTATGCTGCCGGCCGTCAGAGACTGTACAGATGGAATCTTCGAACTGGTGGTGGCAAAGTCAGGCGCAT GTCTCCACAATTTCAAGAAAAGGCTCGTCTTCATTATAATAAAGCAATGGCTTCTCGCAAGATGGCGAAGTCTAAAACCAACGAAGGCTAA